A single region of the Ptychodera flava strain L36383 chromosome 9, AS_Pfla_20210202, whole genome shotgun sequence genome encodes:
- the LOC139141140 gene encoding protein Abitram-like isoform X1 yields MMAASSTSTSADMETGTLMLSAFDEYPSVVERYFRTGYKTDVNGRKHEDICILQHSNKVLVVTLAKGHPIMKDKKVIKSVSFQVTKNINRLDNKVSGKGKKGGQWVNETSPLCIITCDDNAEFTIYSCVNGKLVEVNENLLSRPQLLTEKPSTDGYIAIILPKFGNSDPQMEKLLTEEKYIENLCGQEQLNMEEDKR; encoded by the exons ATGATGGCGGCTAGTTCAACTTCTACGTCGGCTGACATGGAGACAGGCACATTAATGTTGTCTGCATTTGACGAATATCCTTCAGTCGTCGAAAGATACTTCCGAACGGGATATAAAACTG ATGTCAATGGGAGAAAGCACGAAGATATTTGCATTTTGCAGCATTCAAACAA AGTATTGGTTGTGACACTGGCCAAGGGCCATCCAATCATGAAGgacaaaaaagtaataaaaagtGTCAGCTTCCAAGtcacaaaaaatattaataGACTGGACAATAAAGTGTCAGGAAAAGGGAAAAAG GGTGGACAGTGGGTTAATGAGACATCTCCCCTCTGTATCATCACGTGTGACGACAACGCTGAGTTTACTATCTACAGTTGCGTCAATGGGAAATTAGTGGAGGTTAACGAGAACCTTCTGTCAAGGCCGCAACTTCTCACAGAAAAG CCAAGTACTGATGGGTATATAGCAATCATTCTACCAAAGTTTGGGAACAGCGATCCTCAGATGGAGAAACTTTTGACAGAGGAGAAGTACATAGAGAATCTGTGCGGTCAGGAACAACTCAACATGGAAGAAGACAAAAGATGA
- the LOC139141140 gene encoding protein Abitram-like isoform X2: MCFVLMYRQSVPHTAFLFQNIQKYIHEDVNGRKHEDICILQHSNKVLVVTLAKGHPIMKDKKVIKSVSFQVTKNINRLDNKVSGKGKKGGQWVNETSPLCIITCDDNAEFTIYSCVNGKLVEVNENLLSRPQLLTEKPSTDGYIAIILPKFGNSDPQMEKLLTEEKYIENLCGQEQLNMEEDKR, encoded by the exons ATGTGTTTTGTTCTGATGTACCGGCAGTCTGTACCACATACTGCCTTCCTGTTCCAGAACATTCAGAAATATATCCATGAAG ATGTCAATGGGAGAAAGCACGAAGATATTTGCATTTTGCAGCATTCAAACAA AGTATTGGTTGTGACACTGGCCAAGGGCCATCCAATCATGAAGgacaaaaaagtaataaaaagtGTCAGCTTCCAAGtcacaaaaaatattaataGACTGGACAATAAAGTGTCAGGAAAAGGGAAAAAG GGTGGACAGTGGGTTAATGAGACATCTCCCCTCTGTATCATCACGTGTGACGACAACGCTGAGTTTACTATCTACAGTTGCGTCAATGGGAAATTAGTGGAGGTTAACGAGAACCTTCTGTCAAGGCCGCAACTTCTCACAGAAAAG CCAAGTACTGATGGGTATATAGCAATCATTCTACCAAAGTTTGGGAACAGCGATCCTCAGATGGAGAAACTTTTGACAGAGGAGAAGTACATAGAGAATCTGTGCGGTCAGGAACAACTCAACATGGAAGAAGACAAAAGATGA